A window of the Lactuca sativa cultivar Salinas chromosome 7, Lsat_Salinas_v11, whole genome shotgun sequence genome harbors these coding sequences:
- the LOC111892055 gene encoding uncharacterized protein LOC111892055, translating into MLRVATRLSRRALSSAECRSSFFTISVGRESGIKHSIPGDFHKGVSIPTHSFSSFASGFTPLKHKPLESLIDVERAKLQTPEDLASIWDDFHIGRGHISASMKTKLYKLLEHRAADCRYFVIPVWKGSGYTTMFMQVQMPHIIFTGLEDYKARGTQASPYFTISHYKEFCETKDLVLIRGDVVFTSKLTDSEAKWLLETAQSFYLNDTRYKLVERFNKNTSEFEFKDVLRALDMPMM; encoded by the exons ATGCTACGTGTAGCAACCAGACTCTCAAGACGCGCACTATCTTCAGCCGAATGTCGTTCATCATTTTTCACCATTTCTGTGGGAAGAGAGTCGGGAATAAAGCATTCCATTCCAGGGGACTTTCACAAAGGGGTTTCAATTCCCACCCACAGCTTTTCAAGCTTTGCCTCTGGCTTCACTCCATTGAAGCACAAGCCATTGGAATCCCTCATTGATGTTGAAAGAGCAAAGCTTCAAACTCCAGAGGATCTAGCTTCAATTTGGGATGAT TTTCACATTGGAAGAGGTCATATTAGTGCATCAATGAAGACAAAGTTGTATAAATTGCTTGAACACAGAGCTGCTGATTG CCGATATTTTGTGATTCCAGTGTGGAAAGGAAGCGGTTATACAACGATGTTTATGcaag TACAAATGCCACATATTATTTTTACTGGACTTGAAGATTACAAAGCAAGAGGAACTCAAGCTTCTCCTTACTTCACTATTTCTCATTACAAAGAGTTTTGTGAAACAAAGGATTTAGTTCTTATTAGAGGTGATGTTGTCTTTACAAGCAAATTAACCGATTCAGAGGCAAAATGGCTTTTGGAAACTGCACAATCTTTTTATTTAAATGACACGAGGTACAAATTGGTTGAACGTTTTAACAAAAACacaagtgagtttgagtttaaaGATGTTTTACGAGCTCTAGACATGCCTATgatgtaa